The Virgibacillus sp. MSP4-1 genome has a segment encoding these proteins:
- a CDS encoding CotO family spore coat protein yields the protein MSTNDKMAKSPLLYITQPRDVRVQASMQEYSVYKKKTQNQTKDSEQGEETGSGEEAETTQEDKKFRDMTVEEKISYLTRLPSQMPRMKCEVLTQDQRYRGLIQDFNDDTIRMRTVQKPYRVELSLSDIEDVKLMGF from the coding sequence ATGTCCACTAACGATAAAATGGCAAAGAGTCCTCTGCTATATATCACGCAGCCGAGGGATGTCCGTGTACAGGCCAGTATGCAGGAGTATTCGGTTTATAAGAAAAAAACACAGAATCAAACGAAAGATTCGGAACAGGGGGAGGAAACCGGAAGCGGGGAAGAGGCCGAAACAACGCAGGAAGATAAAAAATTTCGCGACATGACAGTAGAAGAAAAAATCAGCTACTTAACCCGCCTGCCTTCCCAAATGCCCAGAATGAAATGTGAAGTGCTTACTCAAGATCAGCGCTATCGTGGTCTGATTCAGGACTTTAATGATGACACGATTCGAATGAGAACGGTTCAAAAACCTTATCGTGTTGAGCTCAGCCTTTCAGACATTGAAGATGTAAAATTAATGGGCTTCTAA
- a CDS encoding DUF421 domain-containing protein — translation MNFVSLTIDSFVGFIALFILTKILGKSQITQITAFDFIAALVLGELVGNALFDKNAGILAILYAVLLWGSLIYITEMITQKVSKSRELLEGKPSIVIRNGKLQREQMKKAKLDLNQLQHLLRSKDTFSIRDVEFAIFETDGTISVLKKSMQQQATRADVNAKPESVVLPYSVILDGEVVEDNLEEVQLTEEQLKNELSKQEIKEYKEVFYAEWKEGEGLYVEAY, via the coding sequence ATGAACTTTGTCAGTTTAACCATTGATTCCTTTGTTGGCTTTATTGCTTTATTTATTCTGACAAAAATCTTAGGAAAATCACAGATTACACAAATTACTGCCTTTGACTTTATAGCCGCACTGGTTCTCGGTGAATTAGTGGGAAATGCGTTGTTTGATAAAAATGCGGGTATACTCGCTATTTTATATGCTGTACTGCTATGGGGGTCCCTCATTTACATCACTGAAATGATTACGCAAAAGGTGTCCAAGTCCAGAGAACTTCTGGAAGGGAAACCTTCTATTGTCATACGCAATGGCAAACTGCAAAGAGAGCAAATGAAGAAAGCGAAATTGGATTTGAATCAATTACAGCATTTATTGCGTTCTAAAGATACGTTTTCCATTCGGGATGTTGAATTTGCCATTTTTGAAACTGATGGTACGATTTCAGTACTGAAGAAGTCCATGCAACAGCAGGCAACACGCGCCGATGTAAATGCAAAACCGGAAAGTGTTGTTCTCCCCTACAGTGTCATTTTGGACGGAGAGGTTGTGGAGGACAATTTAGAAGAGGTTCAGCTTACAGAAGAACAGTTAAAGAATGAACTATCCAAACAGGAAATAAAGGAATATAAGGAAGTGTTCTACGCTGAATGGAAAGAAGGGGAAGGTTTATATGTGGAGGCATATTAA
- a CDS encoding GNAT family N-acetyltransferase: protein MQIHVVEDDDQLKDAYKVRQIVFIDEQGVSPELEMDEHDHNAVHFVGYKNGEPVAASRLRYAEDYGKLERICVLKEERGRQFGKQMIEAMEEVIKENHYRKSKLNAQTHAEKFYQSLGYETISGEFMDAGIPHVTMVKTL, encoded by the coding sequence ATGCAGATTCACGTAGTTGAAGATGATGATCAATTAAAAGATGCCTATAAAGTCCGTCAAATCGTTTTCATTGATGAGCAGGGCGTCTCACCTGAACTTGAAATGGATGAGCATGACCATAACGCCGTTCATTTCGTAGGCTATAAAAACGGAGAGCCTGTTGCTGCCAGTCGTCTTCGGTATGCTGAGGATTACGGCAAGCTGGAGCGGATCTGTGTGTTAAAAGAGGAACGGGGAAGACAGTTTGGGAAACAAATGATAGAAGCTATGGAAGAAGTCATAAAAGAAAACCATTACAGGAAATCAAAGCTCAATGCCCAGACCCACGCAGAGAAATTTTATCAGTCACTTGGTTACGAAACGATTTCAGGTGAATTTATGGATGCGGGAATCCCGCATGTCACCATGGTGAAAACTCTGTGA
- a CDS encoding YjcG family protein, producing the protein MKYGIAVFPSKEVQDIANSYRKRYDPSYALIPPHVTIKERFDADDSQIDDIVQELRNVAKETKPFPLIINKVSSFYPVTNTVYLKVQPVEELVELSDKLYSDKFPNERQFAFVPHITIGQDLSTEEHSDVYGSLKMHQFDIEETIDRFQLLYQLENGSWTVYETFKFGETK; encoded by the coding sequence ATGAAATATGGAATTGCTGTTTTTCCATCAAAAGAGGTTCAGGATATTGCCAACTCATATCGTAAGCGTTATGACCCCAGCTATGCATTAATCCCTCCTCATGTGACGATCAAGGAACGCTTTGATGCTGATGATTCTCAAATTGATGATATTGTACAGGAACTTAGAAATGTAGCAAAGGAAACAAAACCATTCCCATTAATTATTAATAAAGTCAGCTCCTTCTATCCGGTTACCAATACCGTCTATTTAAAGGTTCAGCCTGTTGAGGAACTGGTCGAACTCAGTGACAAACTGTATAGTGACAAATTCCCGAATGAACGTCAATTTGCCTTCGTTCCCCACATTACGATTGGTCAGGATTTATCCACTGAGGAACACTCAGATGTTTATGGCAGCCTGAAAATGCATCAATTTGATATTGAAGAAACCATCGACCGTTTTCAGCTTCTCTATCAATTAGAAAATGGTTCCTGGACCGTATATGAAACCTTTAAATTTGGAGAGACAAAATAA
- a CDS encoding esterase family protein, with the protein MGRKGTMFDRDIHSQYLNETITIRIYQPENFSTLYKYHICIMQDGNDYYQLGRAATLSDRLHEKGEIHHTIFVGIHYNDKYDRQAKYHPDGHKNDSYIKFLRFEVVPLLDDILPGYYLGSARTLMGDSLGGTVSFLTALTYPNTFGNVIMQSPYVNKKVLEAAKASDNLSLIKIYHTIGEEETEVQTTTGGTEDFLEPNRQLRKVLQTKTSAYTYNERPGGHTWKTWQKDLPDAIISTFGK; encoded by the coding sequence ATGGGCAGAAAGGGTACAATGTTTGATAGAGATATTCATAGCCAGTACTTAAATGAGACCATAACTATAAGAATTTATCAGCCTGAGAATTTTTCCACATTATATAAATACCATATTTGTATTATGCAGGATGGCAATGACTACTATCAGCTTGGACGTGCAGCGACACTTAGCGATCGATTGCATGAAAAAGGTGAAATCCATCATACGATTTTTGTGGGAATACACTATAACGATAAGTACGATCGTCAGGCAAAATATCACCCTGATGGTCATAAAAACGATTCATACATAAAATTTCTGCGGTTTGAGGTTGTCCCGCTGCTGGATGACATCCTCCCAGGCTATTATCTCGGAAGTGCCCGTACACTAATGGGAGATTCTCTGGGTGGAACCGTCTCTTTTCTGACAGCTCTTACCTATCCAAACACATTTGGAAACGTCATTATGCAATCGCCGTATGTGAATAAAAAAGTTTTGGAAGCAGCAAAAGCATCTGACAATCTTTCTTTAATCAAAATCTATCACACAATCGGCGAGGAAGAAACAGAGGTACAAACCACAACCGGCGGGACGGAAGACTTTTTGGAACCAAACCGTCAATTAAGGAAGGTGCTTCAGACTAAAACTTCAGCGTATACCTATAATGAACGCCCGGGTGGTCATACATGGAAAACCTGGCAAAAAGATTTACCTGACGCCATCATTTCCACATTTGGAAAATGA
- a CDS encoding phosphatidylglycerophosphatase A, translating into MSDLKQVPSQEVEQAARAALTSRGVLIEDIAQIVYDMQHPYNEKLTIDECVLSVDRVLEKREIQHAILVGIELDKLAEEKKLSEPLQSIIETDEGLFGVDETLALGATFSYGSIALTTYGYLDKNKVGIINKLDTKRGNQVHTFLDDIVGSIAATASSRLAHRLRDAQDEVPREEAERRDEEDRLG; encoded by the coding sequence GTGTCTGATTTAAAGCAGGTACCCAGTCAGGAGGTTGAACAGGCAGCGAGAGCCGCACTGACCAGTCGGGGAGTACTTATAGAGGATATTGCTCAAATTGTTTATGATATGCAGCATCCTTATAATGAGAAATTAACCATAGATGAGTGTGTTCTGAGTGTAGATCGGGTATTGGAAAAACGGGAAATTCAGCATGCCATCCTGGTAGGCATTGAACTTGATAAACTGGCCGAGGAAAAAAAGCTTTCAGAGCCATTACAATCTATTATTGAAACAGATGAAGGATTGTTCGGTGTGGATGAAACGCTGGCTTTAGGGGCAACCTTCAGCTACGGAAGTATAGCTCTGACAACGTATGGTTATTTGGATAAAAACAAAGTAGGGATCATTAACAAATTGGATACGAAGCGAGGCAACCAGGTCCACACGTTTTTGGATGACATAGTGGGAAGTATAGCAGCAACCGCTTCGAGTCGTCTTGCTCACCGTCTGCGTGATGCTCAGGATGAGGTGCCAAGAGAGGAAGCTGAACGGAGGGACGAAGAGGACCGTCTGGGTTGA
- a CDS encoding DUF3298 and DUF4163 domain-containing protein, which translates to MKVTALTWFIIAIFSFTYIGETSVVVQAEQLHLPDTKASSKAEDLSVKYEEVKETEPEYKINVKIPSIKGMKDDVFQMKFNVGIKAKAEKKIGEFKTEAVQFAKELEQKGQPLRPFQLQVDPALKKKGELISILNEVFVYKGGANGIQKVQTLNILNQKQAKKLSFSDIFKEDADYRKKVNELIKQAINRRREEGEAFFEGEEGFQTITNDQSFYFEDRKLVLVFDEYEIAPGVMGTPAFPISLEDIKDLLKPEIYNAALHS; encoded by the coding sequence ATGAAAGTTACTGCACTGACCTGGTTCATCATAGCCATTTTTTCATTTACATACATTGGGGAGACTTCTGTTGTTGTCCAGGCGGAACAGCTGCATCTCCCTGATACGAAAGCATCTTCAAAAGCTGAAGATTTAAGCGTTAAATACGAAGAAGTAAAGGAAACTGAGCCGGAGTATAAAATAAATGTAAAGATTCCTTCGATAAAAGGAATGAAAGATGATGTTTTTCAGATGAAATTTAATGTTGGAATTAAGGCAAAGGCTGAGAAAAAGATCGGGGAATTCAAAACAGAAGCTGTTCAGTTTGCTAAGGAATTAGAGCAAAAGGGTCAGCCTTTGCGCCCTTTTCAATTGCAAGTGGACCCTGCACTTAAAAAGAAAGGGGAGCTAATCTCCATCTTAAACGAAGTGTTTGTGTATAAGGGAGGAGCTAACGGTATTCAAAAGGTTCAGACCCTTAATATATTGAATCAGAAGCAGGCCAAAAAACTTTCCTTTTCTGACATTTTTAAAGAGGATGCGGACTATAGGAAGAAAGTCAATGAGCTTATTAAACAGGCTATTAATAGAAGAAGGGAAGAAGGGGAGGCATTTTTTGAAGGTGAAGAAGGATTTCAGACCATAACGAATGACCAGTCCTTTTATTTTGAAGACCGAAAGCTTGTCCTTGTGTTTGATGAATATGAAATTGCACCCGGAGTAATGGGGACCCCGGCTTTTCCAATTTCCCTGGAGGATATTAAGGATTTATTAAAGCCGGAGATATACAATGCAGCTCTTCACAGCTGA
- a CDS encoding cbb3-type cytochrome c oxidase subunit I: protein MSNPTVSTIHPAHKKTVLTHLIVAASVLVLMMIFGVVMLLNQGNVIKIGPDFFYQLMTVHGIGMVGMATIGGVAIMWYFLSKYVALNPKIFKINITLSVLAIVSILIAVFGFKFSDAWTFLYPLPSQSAAAKGMAGAMFFFSGILLLGIGLLIVYFEAARKIRKQYGKFLNGLGWDVLFGKKEGYGPPAAVVASTMVVIVNTSAILAGASVILMSIITILFPAIQFDPMLAKHLTYAFGHVFANATIYMGVIAVYEILSSYTNRPWKASKSFLVAWNCSTLFTLMIYTHHLLMDFAVPRWMLIIGQVFSYANGLPVMVVTAYGALMIVYKSKIKWDMASGFMFISMFGWVAGAIPAIVDSTIRVNHVMHNTKWVPAHFHTYMGIGITTMVIGFLYYFSKAEGKRTENKLDYVSLFSYLTFFTGLVGTFLYAGAISVPRRWAVHLPEWAGTSQAGAFFGIMVTLTTLYIFIRFIGNLKHNLKDHTEGEKHHAA from the coding sequence GTGAGTAATCCGACAGTAAGCACGATTCATCCGGCCCATAAAAAAACAGTCCTCACTCATTTAATCGTTGCTGCTTCCGTACTGGTTCTCATGATGATATTTGGGGTTGTCATGCTTTTGAACCAGGGAAATGTCATTAAAATCGGACCAGACTTCTTTTATCAGCTTATGACGGTTCATGGCATTGGAATGGTTGGTATGGCAACTATAGGCGGAGTAGCTATTATGTGGTACTTTCTATCCAAGTATGTAGCGTTAAACCCAAAGATTTTTAAAATCAATATTACCCTTTCTGTACTTGCTATCGTTTCTATCCTCATTGCTGTCTTTGGATTTAAGTTTTCTGATGCGTGGACCTTTTTATATCCACTTCCATCTCAGTCTGCTGCAGCCAAAGGAATGGCAGGTGCCATGTTCTTCTTTAGCGGTATACTCTTATTAGGAATAGGACTGCTAATCGTTTATTTTGAAGCTGCCCGCAAGATTAGAAAGCAATATGGAAAATTTCTAAACGGTCTTGGCTGGGATGTTCTTTTTGGGAAGAAAGAAGGTTATGGGCCACCAGCTGCTGTTGTCGCCAGCACAATGGTCGTCATTGTTAATACATCTGCTATTTTAGCTGGAGCTTCGGTTATTTTGATGTCCATCATTACTATTTTGTTTCCGGCTATACAGTTTGATCCTATGCTTGCCAAGCACTTAACCTATGCTTTTGGTCATGTATTTGCCAATGCAACGATATACATGGGCGTAATCGCCGTTTATGAGATTTTATCATCTTATACAAACCGGCCCTGGAAAGCAAGTAAATCATTCCTGGTTGCCTGGAATTGCTCTACGCTATTTACATTAATGATCTACACACACCACCTGCTCATGGACTTTGCGGTTCCAAGATGGATGCTGATCATCGGTCAAGTGTTTAGTTATGCAAACGGACTACCAGTCATGGTTGTCACCGCATATGGAGCCTTAATGATTGTCTATAAATCAAAAATAAAATGGGATATGGCCAGTGGATTTATGTTTATATCCATGTTTGGCTGGGTTGCTGGAGCCATACCTGCGATTGTTGACTCAACCATTCGCGTGAACCATGTTATGCATAATACAAAATGGGTACCTGCACATTTCCACACCTATATGGGCATTGGCATCACAACTATGGTTATTGGATTTCTATATTATTTTAGTAAAGCAGAAGGAAAACGAACCGAAAACAAACTGGATTATGTCAGTCTGTTTTCCTATTTAACCTTTTTTACAGGATTAGTTGGAACCTTCCTTTACGCTGGAGCCATCAGTGTTCCAAGACGATGGGCCGTCCATCTCCCTGAATGGGCTGGTACATCCCAGGCGGGTGCCTTTTTCGGAATTATGGTAACCTTGACTACTTTGTATATCTTTATCCGTTTTATCGGTAACCTTAAGCATAACTTAAAAGATCATACAGAAGGAGAAAAACATCATGCAGCCTGA
- a CDS encoding C39 family peptidase yields the protein MINRFFVIVFIFLFILLTGCNTGNQVDEGTLAGNQTENPLIAGQLMTKSESPVAKQTDLLRLKSQEKESGKVAGSAVKQKENKNNQQKEAAKKEQQIQQLSYNPTEHKDTKQIAVQAANIRKGPHTSYSKITTLKRYTKLDVFEKAKVEDITWYHVKFRDQNKGWISSKIVEDYNPQAKQNAREKQSDRKLLSAPLVSQMPELPRGCEVTTLSMMLAHAGVHVDKMTLAEEVRKDPTPFSRKNGQVHFGHPNNGFVGNMYTFDKPGLGVFHDPIADLGEKYLPGRIVDLTGSSFDRVLSQIDKGKPVWVLTTSWFSYVPESYWETWNTPSGKVKVTYKMHSVLITGYDDRYVYFNDPLANMKDRKVAKDRFIAGWNQFGNQAISYK from the coding sequence ATGATCAATCGTTTTTTCGTCATTGTATTCATATTCTTATTTATTTTATTAACAGGCTGCAATACAGGAAATCAGGTTGATGAGGGGACGCTAGCCGGAAATCAGACAGAAAATCCTTTAATCGCCGGGCAACTTATGACAAAAAGTGAAAGCCCTGTAGCGAAACAAACGGATCTCCTCAGACTGAAGAGTCAAGAGAAAGAATCAGGCAAAGTGGCGGGATCTGCTGTAAAACAGAAAGAAAACAAGAATAATCAGCAGAAGGAAGCAGCAAAAAAGGAACAACAAATCCAACAACTATCCTATAATCCCACAGAACATAAAGACACGAAGCAAATAGCCGTTCAGGCTGCAAACATTCGAAAAGGCCCTCATACCAGTTATTCAAAGATAACTACACTAAAACGTTATACAAAACTGGATGTCTTTGAGAAAGCGAAAGTGGAAGATATAACATGGTACCATGTCAAATTCAGGGATCAGAATAAAGGATGGATTTCCTCTAAAATTGTGGAAGATTATAATCCGCAAGCCAAACAGAATGCCAGAGAAAAACAATCAGACAGAAAGCTGTTATCAGCCCCTCTCGTTTCTCAGATGCCTGAGTTGCCAAGAGGATGTGAAGTAACAACACTATCGATGATGTTAGCTCATGCAGGAGTTCATGTGGATAAAATGACATTAGCTGAAGAGGTCAGAAAGGATCCAACACCTTTCAGCAGAAAAAATGGGCAAGTCCATTTCGGGCATCCTAATAATGGATTTGTTGGAAACATGTATACCTTTGATAAGCCCGGACTTGGAGTATTTCATGACCCCATTGCGGATTTAGGTGAAAAATACTTACCCGGGAGAATTGTTGACCTTACTGGAAGCAGCTTCGACCGTGTATTAAGTCAAATTGATAAAGGAAAACCGGTTTGGGTACTCACAACCAGCTGGTTCTCCTATGTACCGGAGTCTTATTGGGAAACGTGGAACACACCGTCCGGAAAGGTAAAGGTTACTTATAAAATGCATTCTGTTTTAATCACTGGCTATGATGATCGTTATGTTTACTTCAATGATCCTTTAGCTAATATGAAAGATCGAAAAGTAGCCAAAGACAGGTTTATTGCCGGCTGGAACCAATTTGGAAACCAGGCGATCAGTTATAAGTAG
- a CDS encoding metal-sulfur cluster assembly factor, translating into MKVSLEEQVEEALYEVIDPELNMNIMDLGLVYTVQVRENGEVYVRLTLTTPGCPLHDTIVGGVETVLYSIDEVQNVEVDLVWTPAWTPDKMSRRAKEMLMF; encoded by the coding sequence GAGTTTAGAAGAACAGGTTGAAGAAGCTTTGTATGAAGTGATCGATCCTGAGCTGAACATGAATATCATGGATTTAGGTCTTGTCTATACGGTTCAGGTAAGAGAAAACGGTGAGGTCTATGTCCGGTTAACACTGACTACTCCAGGCTGTCCGCTTCACGACACAATTGTTGGAGGCGTTGAGACAGTTCTTTACAGTATAGATGAAGTTCAGAATGTTGAAGTAGATCTGGTATGGACACCCGCATGGACACCCGATAAAATGAGTCGGCGAGCTAAAGAAATGCTTATGTTCTAA